The proteins below come from a single Polynucleobacter sp. MWH-UH23A genomic window:
- a CDS encoding ABC transporter permease, whose amino-acid sequence MSRWQRFKTNRRGYISLWIFLGLFGLSLCAELIANDKPLVVRYDGHFYFPIVKNQPETVFGGDFATPTDFLDPDIRHNITSAGNWAIYPPIKYSYETLNYFATSPNPAPPSWQNWLGTDDRGRDVLSRLIYGFRLSILFGLALTIVGVTVGVITGSLMGFFGGKFDLISQRLIEIWSAMPELYLLIIFASIFHPSVLLLILLLAAFGWMGLSDYVRAEFFRNRALEYVRAARALGLSNVQIMWRHILPNSLTPVITFLPFRMSAAILSLTSLDFLGLGVPPGTPSLGELLSQGKGNLDAWWISLSTFVVLVSTLLLLTFMGEALRDAYDSRKAGLMNGGRS is encoded by the coding sequence ATGAGTCGTTGGCAGCGTTTTAAAACGAATCGCCGTGGTTACATCAGCCTCTGGATTTTTCTTGGTCTCTTTGGCCTATCTCTTTGTGCCGAGCTGATTGCGAACGATAAGCCTTTAGTGGTTCGCTATGACGGGCATTTTTATTTTCCGATTGTGAAGAATCAGCCTGAAACAGTTTTTGGTGGTGACTTTGCAACTCCAACAGACTTTTTAGATCCTGATATTCGTCACAACATCACAAGCGCTGGAAATTGGGCGATCTATCCACCGATTAAATACAGCTACGAGACACTTAATTACTTTGCGACTTCGCCCAATCCAGCCCCACCGTCCTGGCAGAATTGGCTTGGGACTGATGACCGCGGTCGTGACGTTCTATCTCGTCTGATCTACGGTTTCCGTCTATCTATTCTCTTTGGCCTTGCATTGACGATCGTGGGCGTTACTGTTGGTGTTATCACAGGTTCATTAATGGGATTTTTTGGTGGTAAGTTTGACTTGATTTCTCAGCGCTTGATTGAGATTTGGTCCGCAATGCCAGAGCTATATCTACTCATTATTTTTGCTTCGATCTTTCATCCAAGTGTTTTGTTATTGATTCTGTTGTTGGCGGCTTTTGGATGGATGGGTTTATCAGATTATGTGCGTGCTGAATTTTTCCGTAATCGCGCCCTAGAGTATGTGCGAGCCGCAAGAGCGCTGGGCTTAAGCAATGTACAAATCATGTGGCGACATATTCTCCCTAACAGTTTGACCCCTGTCATTACTTTCTTGCCATTTCGCATGAGCGCCGCAATTTTGTCTCTCACTAGCTTAGATTTTCTTGGGCTAGGAGTTCCTCCGGGTACCCCTAGTTTGGGCGAGCTTCTTTCACAAGGTAAGGGAAATCTAGATGCCTGGTGGATTTCCTTATCTACTTTTGTGGTTTTAGTCAGCACCTTGTTACTGCTGACCTTTATGGGCGAGGCCCTACGAGATGCTTACGACTCACGTAAAGCTGGACTCATGAACGGAGGTCGTTCATGA
- the yejB gene encoding microcin C ABC transporter permease YejB — protein MRVYILKRLLLMIPTLLGVLTLTFAVVQFVPGGPVEQMVLELKGKGSAATGGSESSGAGANYRGRQGIDVQRLEEVKALYGFDKPPVERYFMMLGRFARFDLGDSYYQHESVWRLVVSKLPVSISIGLWTFFITYLVSIPLGIAKAVRDGSRFDAVTSTMILVGYAIPGFVLGVLLLVIFGGGSFLQIFPLRGLTSDDWSELSLIGKVMDYLWHLVLPITASVLGSFAVVTMLTKNSFLEEIRKQYVLTARAKGLTEKQVLWKHVFRNAMLPLVTGFPAAFIGAFFTGSLLIETLFSLDGLGLLSYESVMRRDYPVVFGTLYLFTLIGLFTKLISDLCYVYVDPRIQFGSGGGS, from the coding sequence ATGCGCGTTTATATTCTCAAGCGTTTGCTGTTGATGATTCCAACTCTCTTAGGCGTCTTAACACTCACATTTGCCGTGGTGCAATTTGTTCCAGGTGGCCCAGTTGAGCAAATGGTGCTCGAACTCAAAGGTAAGGGTAGCGCTGCAACTGGTGGCAGTGAATCGTCGGGTGCTGGCGCAAATTACCGTGGCCGCCAAGGAATAGATGTACAGCGTTTAGAGGAGGTCAAAGCGCTCTATGGTTTTGATAAGCCGCCAGTCGAGCGCTACTTCATGATGCTTGGACGATTTGCTCGATTTGATTTGGGCGATAGCTATTACCAACATGAAAGTGTGTGGCGCTTAGTGGTTTCTAAGCTTCCAGTCTCCATCAGTATTGGGTTATGGACATTTTTCATTACTTATCTGGTATCCATTCCTTTGGGTATAGCAAAAGCAGTACGCGATGGATCACGTTTTGATGCGGTAACAAGTACGATGATTCTAGTGGGTTATGCCATTCCCGGATTTGTATTGGGTGTTTTATTGCTAGTGATATTTGGTGGCGGTAGCTTTCTGCAAATATTTCCTTTACGGGGTCTTACTTCGGATGACTGGAGTGAGCTCAGCCTAATTGGCAAGGTTATGGATTATCTGTGGCATCTTGTTTTGCCTATTACCGCATCGGTATTGGGTAGCTTCGCTGTAGTGACGATGCTGACTAAGAACTCATTCTTGGAAGAGATTCGTAAACAGTATGTGTTGACTGCCAGAGCCAAAGGCTTAACCGAGAAGCAGGTGCTATGGAAGCATGTATTTCGTAATGCGATGTTGCCGCTGGTAACTGGTTTCCCAGCCGCCTTTATTGGCGCCTTCTTTACAGGCTCCCTCTTGATTGAAACTCTGTTTTCATTAGATGGCCTGGGCTTACTATCTTATGAATCGGTGATGCGTCGTGACTATCCCGTTGTGTTTGGAACACTTTATCTATTTACCTTAATTGGATTGTTTACCAAACTCATTTCCGATCTCTGCTACGTTTATGTTGATCCTCGCATTCAGTTTGGTTCGGGAGGGGGGTCATGA
- a CDS encoding extracellular solute-binding protein: MSGVALAAQGIAQYGKPKYPDGFAHFDYVNPNAPKGGTLVLPNPGQRTSFDKFNPFTLRGVTAPGIELMFESLAEGSADETSSVYGLLADDIEVAKDRKSVTFHIRPEAKFSDGSPVLAADVKYSFDVLMSGKAHPRYKTTFADISSAVVLSDRLVRFEFKNNNSELPILAGTLPIFSRNWGKKPDGSMIPFEKLAFETPIGSGPYLIESFKAGKSIVYKKNPQYWADQLAKPLNIRVGFYNFDRILYKLYSDDAVRLEAFKAGEFDAIVEYRAKIWAKGYVGSKFDNGTLTKKAFINHNGAGMQGFAMNVRRPIFQDPRVRQALGLALDFEWLNRQIFFDQYGRINSYFTNSDLSANFDGPSKPTEGELKLLKSLKAQYPQWVPDAVFGPMPPAPSTLPPSSLRQNLRKARELLMHAGWQYRDGALRNEKGEPFRFEIVEDGGFFLRVISAYIRNLEKLGIQVDVRTSDFALHQKRMNEFDFDMTTVRFQDSQNPGSELWDRFGSQAAKEKGSDNVIGVQSPVVDALVAEITKAQNRDQLRTAARALDRVLWNSYYVVPQWYNPTHRVAFRKEMRYPEPPLYYQAEPWIMQNWWKEESK, from the coding sequence ATGAGCGGTGTGGCATTGGCGGCTCAGGGCATTGCTCAATATGGCAAACCAAAGTATCCGGACGGCTTTGCCCATTTTGATTATGTCAATCCCAATGCACCCAAGGGGGGTACCCTTGTTTTGCCAAATCCAGGTCAAAGAACTAGCTTTGATAAGTTCAACCCATTTACATTGCGTGGTGTGACCGCACCTGGCATTGAGTTGATGTTTGAGTCTTTGGCTGAAGGTAGTGCTGATGAAACATCGAGCGTTTACGGATTACTTGCAGATGACATTGAAGTTGCAAAGGATCGCAAGTCAGTTACGTTTCATATTCGTCCTGAGGCAAAATTTTCAGATGGCAGTCCCGTATTAGCAGCAGATGTGAAATACAGCTTTGATGTGCTGATGAGTGGGAAGGCACATCCGCGTTACAAAACCACTTTTGCCGACATCTCATCTGCAGTAGTTCTTTCTGATCGATTGGTGCGTTTTGAATTTAAGAATAACAATTCAGAATTGCCGATTCTGGCAGGAACACTTCCCATCTTCTCGCGTAACTGGGGCAAGAAGCCTGATGGCAGCATGATTCCATTTGAAAAGCTTGCTTTCGAAACCCCAATCGGTAGCGGGCCTTATTTGATAGAGTCATTTAAGGCAGGCAAATCCATTGTCTATAAGAAGAACCCGCAGTATTGGGCTGATCAACTTGCTAAACCACTCAATATCAGAGTTGGCTTTTATAACTTCGACAGAATTCTTTATAAACTTTACAGCGATGATGCGGTGCGTCTTGAAGCATTTAAAGCGGGGGAGTTTGATGCCATCGTAGAGTACCGTGCCAAAATTTGGGCTAAAGGATATGTTGGGTCGAAATTTGATAACGGAACGCTGACCAAGAAAGCATTCATTAACCACAATGGCGCAGGAATGCAAGGTTTTGCAATGAATGTCCGCAGACCTATTTTTCAAGATCCGCGCGTTCGCCAGGCTTTAGGCTTGGCTTTGGATTTTGAGTGGCTCAATCGCCAGATCTTTTTTGATCAATATGGTCGGATCAACAGTTACTTTACGAATAGCGATTTGAGCGCGAACTTTGATGGCCCAAGTAAGCCAACTGAAGGCGAGTTGAAACTACTTAAGTCCCTCAAGGCACAATACCCACAGTGGGTGCCGGATGCCGTCTTTGGGCCTATGCCTCCAGCGCCATCAACCTTGCCCCCAAGCAGCTTGCGCCAAAACTTGCGTAAAGCACGAGAGCTATTAATGCATGCAGGTTGGCAATATCGCGATGGTGCCTTGCGTAATGAGAAAGGGGAGCCATTTCGTTTTGAGATTGTGGAGGATGGTGGATTCTTTCTCAGAGTTATTTCTGCATACATTCGCAATCTTGAGAAATTAGGAATTCAGGTGGACGTGCGCACCAGTGACTTTGCGCTTCATCAAAAACGCATGAATGAATTTGATTTTGATATGACAACTGTGCGTTTTCAGGACTCACAAAATCCAGGAAGTGAGTTATGGGATCGTTTTGGTAGTCAGGCTGCAAAAGAAAAGGGTTCCGATAATGTGATTGGAGTTCAATCACCCGTTGTCGATGCCCTAGTTGCGGAAATTACCAAAGCCCAAAATCGTGATCAATTAAGAACGGCTGCCCGTGCTCTCGATCGAGTGTTGTGGAATAGTTATTACGTAGTGCCGCAGTGGTACAACCCCACGCATCGCGTCGCCTTCCGAAAGGAAATGCGTTATCCAGAACCGCCACTGTATTACCAAGCTGAGCCTTGGATTATGCAAAACTGGTGGAAAGAGGAAAGTAAATAA